The genomic DNA TATTTTAAAAAGTTTCCATTTGCCACTCCGAACGACTTCATATTTAGGTTTCTTGCTATACTGCCATTCCCAATATAAATAATCATGTTTTTCCTGTTTTTTTGTGTCTCCCAAAATTGTGGGAAGCAAGCTTAAGCCATCTATGTCCTTTGGAGTTTTTACACCTGCTAAATCACAAATTGTAGGTAATACATCCCAAAAGGCACTGGGGTGATTTGATACAGAACCTGATTTTACTTTACCTTTCCAATGCACTATAAAAGGAATTCGTATGCCTCCTTCATATAAATCTCTTTTATGCCCTCTTAATCCTCCTGAGCTATCAAAAAATGACATATCCTGACCGCCTTCCCCAGATGGTCCATTATCACTTGCAAACATGATTATTGTATTTTCTTCGAGATTCAATTCTTTTAATACCTCCAAAATACGCCCAATATTACTATCCATTTTGGTTATCATCGCTGCATAGGTTAGATTGGGTTCTTTTTGAGCACAATATCCATCAACATATTGACTTCCGTAGCCTTCTCCCTTTTTAGCTCCCCCTCCTACTTCTTTTGGGGTTTCTGGCCAATTAAACCCTCTATACATTTTTTTTGCTTCTTCTTGTATAGTCAATTCTGCATGAGGAATGGCAAAAGGTAAATACAGAAAAAAGGGATGCTCTTTATTTTCTCTTATAAATTGAAGTGCTTCTTTTGCAAACTCATCATGGCTGTATGTCCCTTTACCTTCTATATAATGTCCTTTTTCATCGCGTATCCCAATATTTTCCGTATATTTTACCTTGGTATGATTACGCCACAAATACTCTGGGTAATAGAAATGCGCAAACCCTTGATTATCAAAACCAAAATAATGATC from Flavivirga abyssicola includes the following:
- a CDS encoding arylsulfatase; its protein translation is MPKTYVLFVFITILSCSKHKNTPKADSLHKNKKPNIIYILADDLGYGDVGIYGQTKIKTPIIDELAKGGLRFTDHYSGQTVCSPSRCALMTGKHMGNASVTRNGQLLDPDDVTIAELLKPRGYKTGIIGKWGLSKGATSENSPNQQGFDHYFGFDNQGFAHFYYPEYLWRNHTKVKYTENIGIRDEKGHYIEGKGTYSHDEFAKEALQFIRENKEHPFFLYLPFAIPHAELTIQEEAKKMYRGFNWPETPKEVGGGAKKGEGYGSQYVDGYCAQKEPNLTYAAMITKMDSNIGRILEVLKELNLEENTIIMFASDNGPSGEGGQDMSFFDSSGGLRGHKRDLYEGGIRIPFIVHWKGKVKSGSVSNHPSAFWDVLPTICDLAGVKTPKDIDGLSLLPTILGDTKKQEKHDYLYWEWQYSKKPKYEVVRSGKWKLFKITSIKSDEWFYELYDLENDKAESTNLASQHPEIIEKLEAYFEDAKH